One part of the Salinivirga cyanobacteriivorans genome encodes these proteins:
- a CDS encoding FtsX-like permease family protein, giving the protein MRFPLFIATRYLVSRKKQNAINIISGISVTGVLVGTFALILVLSIFNGFDQVVRSLFSSFDPELKILPASGKRFEADGATLKMIEKTDGVAVYAKVIEENVLLKYNEKTHPARIKAVDNHYMNVTGLDTMINRMAPEQPKNGQFCIVGQGLSYFLGVNLNFARSIRIFAPNRESSLNVTARNAFRQNYIIPSAIFSIRQEIDEKYVIVPLEFASELFQTGNEISAIELKTHPHTDIDEVKADLQERLGPDFVVKNRYEQHEFFYKVMKSEKWAIFLILSFILVIASFNILGSLTMLIIDKKHDMFILQSMGADNKLIRKIFIAEGFMITFVGAITGLLLGFIIAWLQQTYSLIKISTQGTLIIDAYPVDIQAIDFVWVLVVVALIGFIASYIPVRLLTRRILK; this is encoded by the coding sequence ATGCGCTTCCCACTTTTTATAGCTACCCGTTACCTTGTCTCACGTAAAAAACAGAATGCCATTAACATAATTTCTGGTATCTCTGTAACAGGCGTATTGGTGGGAACTTTTGCGCTAATTCTTGTGCTGTCTATTTTTAATGGTTTCGATCAGGTGGTGCGCAGCCTTTTCAGCTCTTTCGATCCTGAGTTGAAAATTTTACCTGCTTCAGGCAAACGTTTCGAGGCCGATGGTGCCACACTCAAAATGATTGAGAAAACCGATGGCGTAGCTGTTTATGCAAAGGTGATAGAGGAAAACGTTTTGCTCAAATATAACGAGAAAACTCATCCGGCGCGTATTAAGGCTGTCGACAACCATTACATGAATGTTACGGGGCTCGATACAATGATTAACCGCATGGCTCCGGAGCAACCAAAAAACGGACAGTTTTGTATCGTAGGCCAGGGGTTGAGTTATTTTTTGGGGGTAAACCTGAATTTTGCACGGTCGATTCGAATATTTGCCCCAAACCGTGAGTCATCTTTAAATGTTACTGCACGTAATGCCTTTCGACAAAATTATATCATCCCGTCTGCCATTTTCTCTATCAGACAGGAGATTGACGAAAAATACGTGATTGTACCCCTGGAATTTGCTTCCGAACTTTTTCAGACCGGCAATGAGATATCTGCTATCGAATTAAAAACCCATCCCCACACAGATATTGATGAGGTGAAAGCTGATTTGCAGGAAAGGCTCGGCCCAGATTTCGTGGTAAAAAACCGCTATGAACAGCATGAGTTTTTCTACAAGGTTATGAAATCAGAAAAGTGGGCCATATTCCTTATTCTGTCGTTTATACTCGTTATAGCATCATTTAATATTCTTGGATCACTTACCATGCTCATTATCGATAAAAAACACGATATGTTTATATTGCAGAGCATGGGGGCAGATAATAAGCTCATACGGAAAATTTTTATTGCAGAAGGATTCATGATCACTTTTGTGGGAGCAATTACCGGGTTGTTGCTCGGTTTTATTATTGCATGGTTACAACAAACTTATTCACTCATTAAAATAAGCACACAGGGCACACTTATCATTGATGCTTACCCGGTAGACATTCAGGCTATAGATTTCGTTTGGGTACTGGTAGTTGTGGCACTCATCGGTTTTATTGCTTCGTACATTCCGGTAAGGCTGCTTACACGCCGTATTTTGAAATAA
- a CDS encoding pyridoxamine 5'-phosphate oxidase family protein: MASPDERIIKMIKKHHVLTLATSNENVPWVASCFYAWLDDENVFVYTTDLNTRHGVEANDNMKVAANIYLETKLVGKIQGIQIAGTTFRPEGKLLERAKKRYLKRFPYARLMETTLWVLKPSAMKMTDNRLGFGKKLIWQEDKGSIIQ; the protein is encoded by the coding sequence ATGGCTTCACCTGACGAACGTATCATAAAAATGATAAAAAAACATCATGTGCTTACATTGGCCACAAGCAATGAAAATGTGCCCTGGGTCGCCAGTTGTTTTTATGCATGGCTCGATGATGAAAATGTTTTTGTATACACAACAGATTTAAATACAAGGCATGGCGTTGAAGCCAATGATAACATGAAGGTGGCTGCCAATATTTATCTGGAAACAAAGTTGGTAGGAAAAATACAAGGCATACAAATTGCAGGTACCACTTTTCGTCCTGAGGGTAAATTATTGGAGCGTGCGAAAAAAAGATATTTGAAACGCTTCCCCTATGCACGGCTGATGGAAACAACTCTTTGGGTATTGAAACCTTCGGCAATGAAGATGACAGACAACCGGCTGGGTTTTGGAAAAAAACTAATTTGGCAGGAAGATAAAGGATCGATAATACAATAA
- a CDS encoding REP-associated tyrosine transposase, with protein MSRKYRFYNPEGIYFVSFATVYWLDVFIRQNYFSTMAKSLEYCRKAKGLLLFAYCILPSHVHLIFKDKNKNPGNLLKEIKTFTSKQLQTQIQKNPQESRKEWLLWLMHRAGKKNTNVKNSQFWQQHNKPIELWSKKVIDQKIEYVHNNPVDAGFVIKPEHWKYSSASNYAGLEGAIEIDKIDVRLYF; from the coding sequence ATGAGTCGGAAATACAGATTTTACAACCCTGAAGGTATTTATTTTGTCAGTTTTGCAACCGTGTATTGGCTTGATGTTTTTATTCGGCAAAACTACTTTAGTACAATGGCGAAAAGTCTTGAGTATTGCAGAAAGGCAAAGGGCTTACTTTTATTTGCATATTGCATTCTGCCAAGCCATGTCCACTTGATTTTTAAAGACAAAAACAAAAATCCAGGCAATCTTTTGAAGGAAATAAAAACATTTACTTCAAAACAATTACAAACCCAAATTCAAAAAAATCCGCAAGAAAGCCGAAAAGAATGGTTATTGTGGTTGATGCACCGAGCAGGCAAAAAAAACACTAATGTTAAGAACAGTCAATTTTGGCAACAACACAATAAACCTATTGAGTTGTGGAGTAAAAAAGTGATAGATCAAAAAATTGAATATGTCCACAATAATCCGGTTGATGCCGGGTTTGTTATTAAACCTGAACATTGGAAATACAGCAGTGCGTCAAATTATGCAGGTTTGGAAGGAGCAATTGAAATAGATAAAATAGATGTGCGGTTGTATTTTTAA
- a CDS encoding SGNH/GDSL hydrolase family protein: MLYSKDFVRIIIVVFLTLLLSNGCKQSTNQIIPPHSPLLKYEGRIDTSAQNVAGFFWPGTTVRLKFEGTSVQAIMNDTKGETFYNVIIDGKPEGYIRPDTTKKAIDLAELSHGVHTVELFRRTEFTTGTTKFYGFKIGRDTKGVPQQKHKHKIVFYGNSVTTGFANEDYSGQERPDSIFTNNYMSYAAITARHYNADYHCIARGGIGFMVSWYPQIMPELYNRLNPNSSQSPWGFYDADANLVVVNLGQNDSWIIENPKMEAYQYQFGDSVIQSNHIVIHYKAFIQKLRSHYPASPIICTLGSMAAVAPGSPWPGYIRKAVQALNDENVYVHFFEYLAKNGHPRVEDHQKMAKSLIQFIEKHNLLKDR, translated from the coding sequence ATGCTTTATTCAAAAGATTTTGTACGCATCATCATTGTAGTTTTTCTAACACTTTTGTTAAGTAATGGTTGCAAGCAAAGTACCAATCAAATAATACCTCCGCACAGCCCGTTATTAAAATACGAGGGCAGAATTGATACTTCGGCTCAGAATGTGGCAGGCTTTTTTTGGCCGGGAACAACTGTGCGATTGAAATTTGAAGGAACTTCTGTACAGGCTATTATGAACGACACTAAAGGAGAAACCTTTTACAATGTAATTATAGATGGTAAACCCGAAGGTTATATAAGGCCTGATACAACTAAAAAAGCTATTGATTTGGCTGAACTTTCTCATGGTGTACATACGGTAGAGCTTTTCAGGCGCACCGAATTCACTACAGGAACTACCAAATTTTATGGTTTTAAAATCGGACGCGATACCAAAGGTGTACCTCAGCAAAAGCACAAACATAAAATTGTTTTTTATGGTAATTCTGTTACCACAGGGTTCGCCAATGAGGATTATTCCGGGCAGGAAAGGCCAGATAGTATTTTTACAAATAATTACATGAGTTACGCTGCCATTACAGCAAGGCACTATAATGCAGATTATCATTGCATAGCCCGGGGAGGTATTGGTTTTATGGTTAGCTGGTATCCGCAAATTATGCCTGAGCTTTATAACCGCCTAAACCCTAACAGTTCACAGAGCCCATGGGGTTTTTATGATGCTGATGCTAACCTGGTTGTGGTAAATCTTGGGCAAAATGATTCCTGGATAATAGAGAATCCTAAAATGGAGGCTTACCAGTATCAGTTTGGGGATTCAGTAATACAAAGTAATCACATTGTAATTCATTACAAAGCATTCATTCAAAAGCTACGTAGCCATTATCCGGCTTCACCAATTATTTGCACCCTCGGCAGTATGGCTGCTGTGGCACCTGGTTCGCCATGGCCCGGATATATTCGTAAGGCCGTTCAGGCATTAAATGATGAAAATGTGTACGTTCACTTTTTTGAATATCTAGCTAAAAATGGGCACCCCAGAGTTGAGGATCACCAGAAGATGGCTAAATCGTTAATTCAATTCATTGAAAAACATAATCTGTTAAAAGATCGGTAA
- the thiL gene encoding thiamine-phosphate kinase, with translation MAAEEKKKLTPISDLGEFGLIEHISEKVKIKNKETRTGIGDDAAVLDFSGMQTVVTSDILVEGVHFDLMYTPLKHLGYKAVIVNLSDVVAMNAIPKQIIVSIAMSGKFSVEAVDELYSGIYKACEAYGVDLVGGDTTSSVTGLTISVTAIGAAQKEEIVYRSGARENDIICATGDLGAAYMGLQLLEREKEVFKANPHTQPELSGNDYILSRILKPEARLDVIKKLRELLIKPTAMMDISDGLSSELLHICKQSHCGCRIYQDKLAISQEAAELANEMNLEPLIAALNGGEDYELVFTIDPADYEKIKDIEQIVAIGHVTSEEKGKYMVPKSGENIELKAQGWNAYKK, from the coding sequence ATGGCAGCAGAAGAAAAAAAGAAACTAACACCCATTTCAGACCTTGGTGAGTTTGGACTCATAGAACACATCAGTGAAAAGGTGAAAATTAAAAATAAAGAGACCCGAACCGGCATTGGCGACGATGCAGCAGTGCTCGATTTTAGTGGGATGCAAACCGTTGTAACGTCCGATATTCTTGTTGAAGGTGTGCATTTTGATCTTATGTACACACCACTTAAACATTTGGGCTACAAAGCCGTAATTGTAAACCTTTCAGATGTGGTGGCTATGAATGCCATACCCAAACAAATAATTGTTTCTATTGCCATGTCCGGAAAGTTTTCGGTTGAAGCCGTGGATGAATTGTATTCAGGTATTTACAAAGCCTGTGAAGCCTACGGTGTGGATTTAGTTGGCGGAGATACCACCTCTTCGGTTACAGGCCTTACCATTAGTGTTACGGCCATTGGAGCTGCTCAAAAAGAGGAAATTGTTTACCGTTCCGGCGCTCGTGAAAACGATATTATTTGCGCAACCGGCGATTTGGGAGCTGCCTATATGGGACTTCAGTTGCTTGAACGCGAAAAAGAGGTTTTTAAGGCCAATCCGCACACACAACCTGAATTATCTGGCAACGACTATATTTTAAGCCGCATACTTAAGCCCGAAGCACGCCTCGATGTAATAAAAAAGCTAAGGGAGCTTCTCATAAAGCCCACTGCCATGATGGATATTTCTGATGGCTTGTCATCGGAATTGCTGCACATTTGCAAACAAAGTCATTGTGGGTGTCGCATATACCAGGATAAGCTGGCCATTAGCCAGGAGGCAGCAGAACTGGCCAATGAAATGAATCTTGAGCCACTTATTGCTGCGCTTAATGGAGGTGAAGATTATGAACTGGTCTTTACAATTGATCCTGCAGATTACGAGAAAATTAAAGATATTGAGCAAATTGTTGCCATCGGGCATGTTACTAGCGAGGAGAAGGGCAAGTATATGGTGCCCAAATCAGGTGAAAATATTGAGCTGAAAGCGCAGGGCTGGAATGCCTACAAGAAATAA
- the rbfA gene encoding 30S ribosome-binding factor RbfA, protein MKEETQRQKKINRQLQRDLGEMLQQDGSAIHSGVMFTVTQVRVTADLSIARVYLSLFPADDPEAIVAKVNDAAGELRYNLGKRVRHQLRKVPELHFYLDDSLDYIEKIEDKLNED, encoded by the coding sequence ATGAAGGAAGAAACACAACGACAAAAAAAGATTAATCGTCAGCTGCAACGCGATCTTGGTGAAATGCTTCAGCAAGACGGATCGGCTATTCATTCCGGTGTAATGTTTACCGTTACACAGGTTCGGGTTACTGCCGATTTAAGTATAGCCCGCGTATATTTGAGCCTTTTTCCGGCTGATGACCCTGAAGCTATTGTGGCAAAAGTAAACGATGCTGCCGGTGAATTGCGCTATAATTTAGGCAAAAGGGTAAGGCACCAACTGAGAAAAGTGCCTGAGCTACATTTTTACCTGGACGATTCGCTCGATTATATTGAAAAAATTGAGGATAAACTCAACGAAGACTAA
- the istB gene encoding IS21-like element helper ATPase IstB produces the protein MEEIKSKFTQLRLHGMQQTWQAMTETRKHHDLSLSEGLEMLLQGEEQYRTNNRFERLRKNAKFRYRASIEELTYDSARGLNKSQITNLATGEYIEKGESVLVTGATGCGKSFLASALGHHACNQGYKVAYFNLQKLLIKTKMARAEGTINKFFDQLSKAHLLILDDFGLTHLVAQQQMDFMEIIEDRHARHATIIASQLPVAGWYDIIGEATIADAILDRLVHTSHRLELKGESLRKKL, from the coding sequence ATGGAAGAAATTAAATCTAAATTTACGCAACTGCGACTACACGGCATGCAGCAGACATGGCAGGCCATGACGGAAACCCGCAAACACCATGACCTCTCGCTGAGCGAAGGTCTTGAGATGCTTTTGCAAGGGGAAGAGCAGTACAGAACGAACAACCGCTTTGAAAGGTTGCGAAAAAATGCAAAATTTCGTTACAGGGCATCAATCGAAGAACTTACTTATGATAGTGCTCGTGGTCTCAATAAAAGTCAAATTACGAACCTTGCCACTGGCGAATATATAGAAAAAGGGGAGTCTGTTTTAGTGACCGGTGCTACCGGTTGCGGGAAAAGCTTTTTGGCTTCTGCCCTTGGTCATCATGCATGTAATCAAGGCTACAAGGTGGCATATTTTAACCTGCAGAAACTGTTGATCAAGACGAAAATGGCAAGAGCCGAAGGCACTATTAACAAATTTTTCGATCAGCTTTCTAAAGCACATTTACTCATTCTTGACGACTTTGGATTGACCCATTTGGTCGCTCAACAACAAATGGACTTCATGGAAATAATTGAAGATCGACATGCTCGTCATGCCACTATAATAGCCAGTCAACTGCCTGTTGCAGGCTGGTATGACATTATTGGAGAAGCAACCATTGCCGATGCTATTTTAGATCGGTTAGTCCACACATCACATCGTTTAGAATTAAAAGGAGAAAGTCTGAGAAAAAAACTGTAA
- a CDS encoding IS701 family transposase, with the protein MYLSEYEYFFKNKTKTNFDKASQYVEGLALSDLKNIERISETLNANYHQMQHFITESNWDARAVIDQTAKNVDQALPNRKLTGLLIDESGWVKKGKKSVGVDHQYCGNVGKTANSQVAVFGCLCNDKYASLVDTRLYLPKSWIDDQGRCEAAGIPREDRIFRTKPELATEIVKHQLEMGISFDYVGADGLYGNDIVFTRSVADLGLIYMLDIHSNQKIYLEEPELYLPERKSNRGRAPKKLKASTSAVNADTYIKTLSAKDWKKLNIRDSAKGKLKGLFHFKTVYIWDKASNAVEKRLLVVSKRKTNDCVETKYSFTNAELVQYTEQALAYMQAQRFFIEHSFKEQKQILGMDHFQTRKWKSWYHQVALNMIVGSFMLKEKILNHDQIPLLSARDIMDFLVYKFYREMTDERMLEKLEHRHKKRQRDIDYCYSKQ; encoded by the coding sequence GTGTATTTGTCTGAATATGAGTATTTTTTCAAAAATAAAACAAAGACAAACTTCGATAAAGCCTCTCAATATGTCGAAGGACTTGCATTAAGCGATTTGAAAAACATAGAACGCATAAGTGAAACATTGAATGCCAACTATCATCAGATGCAGCATTTCATAACAGAATCTAACTGGGATGCTCGGGCTGTCATCGATCAAACTGCAAAAAATGTAGACCAAGCATTGCCCAATCGGAAGTTAACAGGACTACTCATCGATGAAAGTGGTTGGGTTAAAAAGGGAAAGAAAAGCGTTGGTGTTGATCATCAGTATTGTGGGAATGTAGGAAAAACAGCAAACTCACAGGTAGCCGTTTTTGGCTGCCTTTGTAATGACAAATACGCCTCGTTGGTCGATACCAGGCTTTATTTACCAAAATCATGGATCGATGATCAGGGTAGATGTGAAGCTGCAGGTATACCCCGTGAAGATAGGATTTTCCGCACAAAACCAGAGTTGGCAACAGAAATAGTAAAGCATCAACTTGAAATGGGTATATCATTTGATTACGTTGGAGCGGATGGCCTATATGGAAATGACATTGTATTTACCCGTTCTGTGGCTGATTTGGGCTTAATTTATATGCTTGATATTCATAGTAATCAAAAGATATATTTAGAAGAGCCGGAACTTTATTTGCCCGAACGCAAGAGTAATCGGGGGCGCGCCCCAAAAAAGCTAAAAGCAAGTACATCAGCAGTTAATGCCGACACCTACATTAAAACCCTGTCCGCAAAGGATTGGAAGAAATTAAATATTCGCGATTCTGCAAAAGGCAAACTCAAGGGGCTCTTTCATTTCAAGACTGTTTACATTTGGGACAAAGCCTCCAATGCCGTTGAAAAACGTTTATTGGTTGTTTCGAAAAGAAAAACAAATGATTGCGTAGAGACTAAATATTCATTCACAAATGCCGAACTTGTCCAGTACACCGAACAAGCACTGGCATATATGCAGGCACAGCGTTTTTTTATAGAGCACAGTTTCAAAGAACAAAAGCAAATATTGGGGATGGACCATTTTCAGACTCGTAAATGGAAATCATGGTATCATCAAGTTGCATTAAATATGATTGTAGGCAGTTTTATGTTAAAGGAGAAAATTTTAAATCATGACCAGATTCCATTGCTTTCTGCAAGGGACATCATGGATTTTTTGGTATATAAGTTTTACCGTGAAATGACAGATGAGCGTATGTTGGAAAAATTGGAACATCGACACAAAAAAAGGCAACGGGATATAGATTACTGTTATTCAAAACAATAA
- a CDS encoding universal stress protein encodes MERHLHKILVTWDFSEKSEFALAHAVKLGRQLGTQLELLHVVKREAEIQEAEKKLAEVAEKSEETYGVKPLTKVIEGTIFHAIGDYTKEEDVKLVVMGTHGIRGMQKITGSWALKVIASSEVPFIVVQEMPRVETYDKIVFPVNFKAENKEKLIWAIYLAKYFNSKILLFKPPVDDGYYLTKVNNNLLFAKKHLQHYGVDFELETARKASKFEDEMLQYAQDVEAELVLIMTTKGIGLGDYIFGASEQYIIANSAKVPIMCVNPRKDVAKANLSANW; translated from the coding sequence ATGGAAAGACATCTACATAAAATACTGGTTACCTGGGACTTTAGCGAAAAGTCTGAATTTGCACTAGCTCATGCAGTTAAACTTGGCCGCCAACTTGGCACCCAACTTGAGTTACTGCATGTTGTAAAAAGAGAGGCTGAAATACAGGAAGCTGAAAAAAAACTGGCAGAAGTAGCCGAAAAGTCAGAAGAGACGTATGGAGTAAAACCATTGACCAAAGTAATTGAAGGAACTATTTTCCATGCCATTGGTGATTACACAAAAGAAGAAGATGTGAAGCTTGTTGTCATGGGTACCCATGGCATTCGTGGCATGCAAAAAATCACCGGTAGCTGGGCTCTAAAAGTTATAGCCAGCTCGGAGGTACCCTTTATCGTGGTTCAGGAGATGCCAAGGGTTGAAACTTATGACAAGATTGTATTTCCTGTAAACTTCAAGGCAGAAAACAAAGAAAAACTTATTTGGGCCATTTATCTGGCAAAATATTTTAACTCTAAAATATTGTTATTCAAGCCGCCTGTAGATGATGGTTATTACCTCACAAAAGTAAATAACAACCTCTTATTTGCAAAAAAACACTTGCAACATTACGGTGTGGATTTTGAACTTGAGACTGCCCGCAAGGCAAGTAAATTCGAGGATGAGATGCTTCAATATGCCCAGGATGTTGAAGCGGAGCTTGTGCTCATTATGACAACCAAAGGCATTGGTTTAGGTGACTACATTTTCGGGGCTTCGGAGCAATACATCATTGCCAATAGTGCCAAAGTACCCATTATGTGCGTAAACCCACGCAAAGACGTGGCAAAAGCCAACCTTTCGGCAAACTGGTAG
- a CDS encoding type II secretion system F family protein: MYEARATSSRQRGVPLSNALELVKNMIHFYPLEKALPKIQASIEQGEHLHKSMQNFSFFDSRMVYLVKVAEEINQLDQIFDRLQQQYYEDVEHRIKILNNLLEPLLIIIVGLIVGFILVAMYLPLFQLGGWVYINQ; the protein is encoded by the coding sequence TTGTATGAGGCACGAGCTACAAGCTCGCGCCAGCGGGGGGTACCACTTTCTAATGCGTTGGAGTTGGTGAAAAACATGATACATTTTTACCCATTGGAAAAAGCTTTACCCAAAATACAAGCTAGTATAGAGCAGGGTGAACACCTGCATAAAAGCATGCAAAATTTCTCTTTTTTTGACTCGCGTATGGTTTATCTGGTAAAAGTAGCCGAAGAGATAAACCAATTGGACCAAATATTTGACCGCCTCCAACAGCAATACTATGAAGATGTAGAACACCGAATTAAAATACTCAATAACCTACTAGAGCCCTTACTCATTATTATAGTAGGGCTCATTGTAGGTTTTATTTTGGTGGCTATGTATTTGCCGTTGTTTCAGTTGGGGGGGTGGGTTTATATAAATCAATAA
- the istA gene encoding IS21 family transposase yields MAGKIKRMSQIKQLLRLYKQGKRKKAIARILVMSKNTVKSYLYKIEGGKFDVDELLKMDDPQLEATLFSGNPSYKDERYEHLKSKLDYYTSELDKTGVTRGLLWREYQQTTNNTYSYTQFCHHLNQHNKSRRPSLKLYHNAGEKLFVDFAGKTLSYVDKETGQVIECQVFVACLPYSDYAFAMAVPSQKMEDFIYAMVCCLKFFGGAPKTIVTDNLKSAITKANNYEPTVNQAMEDLAWHYETTVTPTRPAKPKDKALVENQVKLIYSRVYAPLRNETFFDLASLNKAIMRQVKLHNQTRMQQKNYCREEKFLADEKTKLAALPEEDFQIKYYKTLKVNPNNHVYIGSDKHYYSVPYMYIGQKVTIIYTRSLVKIYNDKGEKIAVHTRDLREGRYTTDSDHLCSQHQHYISRSPEYYLEKARRLSSTLYRLIDLTFKQDRYPEHLYKTCDGLLSLYRKTDPGLFHHACETAISFEKYSYMFIKNIIEKNPHQYDIKKEISKPLPKHDNTRGANYYQ; encoded by the coding sequence ATGGCAGGAAAAATTAAGCGTATGAGCCAAATTAAACAATTACTACGCCTGTATAAACAGGGCAAAAGAAAAAAAGCCATTGCCAGGATCCTGGTTATGAGCAAAAACACAGTTAAAAGCTATTTGTACAAAATAGAAGGTGGAAAATTCGATGTTGACGAGCTCTTAAAAATGGACGATCCACAGCTTGAAGCTACATTGTTTTCGGGCAATCCTTCTTACAAAGATGAACGTTATGAACACTTAAAAAGCAAGTTGGATTATTACACCTCAGAACTAGACAAAACAGGCGTTACGCGTGGTTTGCTGTGGCGTGAGTACCAACAAACCACCAATAATACATATAGCTACACACAGTTCTGCCACCACCTGAACCAACACAACAAAAGCCGCAGGCCAAGCTTAAAACTTTACCATAATGCCGGGGAAAAACTTTTTGTCGATTTTGCCGGAAAGACACTTTCTTATGTTGACAAAGAAACAGGCCAGGTCATCGAATGCCAGGTTTTTGTGGCCTGTTTGCCCTATTCTGATTATGCTTTTGCCATGGCCGTTCCCAGTCAAAAAATGGAAGATTTTATTTACGCAATGGTTTGTTGTTTGAAGTTTTTTGGGGGCGCTCCAAAGACGATCGTTACCGACAACTTAAAGTCGGCCATCACCAAAGCCAATAACTATGAACCTACCGTAAACCAAGCCATGGAGGACTTGGCTTGGCATTACGAGACGACCGTAACACCTACACGGCCAGCTAAACCTAAAGATAAAGCATTGGTCGAAAACCAGGTCAAATTGATATACAGCCGTGTATACGCCCCGTTGCGGAATGAAACCTTTTTCGACCTTGCTTCGCTGAACAAGGCTATAATGAGGCAGGTTAAATTGCACAACCAGACCCGGATGCAACAAAAGAATTATTGTCGTGAAGAAAAGTTCCTTGCAGATGAAAAAACAAAACTCGCAGCATTGCCGGAAGAAGACTTTCAAATCAAATATTACAAAACATTAAAAGTCAATCCCAATAACCATGTGTACATCGGTTCAGACAAACACTACTATAGTGTACCTTACATGTATATCGGGCAAAAGGTCACAATAATTTACACACGGTCATTGGTAAAAATATATAACGATAAAGGGGAAAAAATAGCTGTCCATACAAGAGATTTACGAGAAGGCAGGTATACAACCGACAGCGATCATTTATGCTCACAGCACCAACACTATATTAGCCGAAGCCCCGAATATTATCTTGAAAAAGCACGGCGGCTGAGTTCAACACTTTATCGTTTAATCGACCTTACCTTTAAACAAGATAGGTACCCCGAACATCTTTATAAAACGTGTGACGGCCTTTTGAGCCTATACCGTAAAACAGATCCCGGGTTGTTTCACCATGCTTGCGAAACGGCTATTTCGTTCGAGAAATATTCTTATATGTTTATCAAAAACATCATTGAAAAGAACCCCCATCAATACGATATAAAAAAGGAAATATCCAAACCGCTCCCCAAGCATGATAACACACGGGGTGCAAACTATTATCAATAA
- a CDS encoding GxxExxY protein translates to MVFLEKVYENAMMIELKNLGLKVVQQKPIKVSYQDRIIGEYYADLIIENKVICELKSIVELSEIHEAQLLNYLKATDIEVGVLLNFGQKPEYVRKVYTKEYK, encoded by the coding sequence ATGGTTTTTTTAGAGAAAGTTTATGAAAACGCTATGATGATAGAGCTTAAAAATTTGGGCTTAAAAGTCGTCCAACAAAAACCAATTAAAGTAAGTTATCAGGATAGAATAATTGGAGAATACTATGCAGATTTAATCATTGAAAATAAAGTGATCTGCGAATTAAAATCTATTGTAGAGCTAAGCGAAATCCATGAGGCCCAATTATTAAACTATTTAAAAGCAACAGATATCGAAGTTGGTGTGTTATTAAACTTTGGGCAGAAGCCTGAATATGTTAGAAAAGTATATACGAAGGAATACAAATAA